From Excalfactoria chinensis isolate bCotChi1 chromosome 4, bCotChi1.hap2, whole genome shotgun sequence, one genomic window encodes:
- the MRPL35 gene encoding large ribosomal subunit protein bL35m: MAAVRAVLTGMLRPLSRWAPLAAGRTAAVRCCHRRARDAAPLRKPPLVGIAPGRGNSALLCRLTPLLPNILQQPVRPVTYYGLRKGKRKTVKAVVKRFLRLHSGLWVRRKSGYKKKLWKKSTAQKKRLREFVLCNRTQCKLLDKMTTSFWKRRNWYVDDPYQKYHDRTNLSV; encoded by the exons ATGGCGGCCGTGAGAGCGGTTCTGACGG GGATGCTGCGGCCTCTGTCCCGTTGGGCTCCGCTGGCTGCGGGCCGAACCGCGGCCGTTCGGTGCTGCCACCGCCGAGCGCGGGATGCGGCTCCGCTGCGGAAACCGCCGCTCGTCGGGATCGCGCCCGGCCGGGGCAACTCCGCGCTGCTCTGCAG ACTCACGCCTCTACTTCCCAACATACTCCAGCAGCCCGTCAGGCCCGTCACTTATTATGGTTTAcggaagggaaagaggaagacTGTGAAAGCCGTCGTTAAGAGGTTTCTCCGGCTGCACAGCGGTCTTTGGGTTAGGAGGAAG TCTGGTTACAAGAAGAAACTGTGGAAGAAGTCGACTGCCCAGAAGAAACGCTTGAGAGAGTTTGTGTTGTGCAATAGGACGCAGTGTAAACTCCTGGATAAAATGACCActtctttctggaaaagaagaaactggTACGTTGATGATCCTTACCAGAAGTATCACGACCGCACAAACCTTTCTGTGTAA